A window from Drosophila yakuba strain Tai18E2 chromosome 3L, Prin_Dyak_Tai18E2_2.1, whole genome shotgun sequence encodes these proteins:
- the LOC6534601 gene encoding copper transport protein ATOX1: protein MPVHEFKVEMTCGGCASAVERVLGKLGDKVEKVNISLEDRTVSVTSNLSSDELMEQLRKTGKSTTYVGVKK, encoded by the exons atgccA GTGCACGAATTCAAGGTGGAGATGACTTGCGGCGGATGTGCCAGTGCCGTGGAACGAGTCTTGGGCAAACTGGGCG ATAAGGTCGAGAAAGTCAACATTAGCCTGGAGGATCGGACGGTGAGCGTGACGTCGAACCTGTCGTCCGACGAGCTGATGGAGCAGCTGCGCAAGACCGGAAAGAGCACCACATACGTCGGCGTGAAGAAATGA
- the LOC6534602 gene encoding galactose mutarotase: MVRVIEDMFGIAVNPMTQKTDRVRRFTLSTERGMSVSILTMGAIIQSLKVPDFNGKLEDVCLGYDDVAGYYRNQQCFFGATIGRVANRTAHGRFKLCGKEVSVSRNIRDRHHQHGGFVGFDSVIWDVVGVHKDGVTLQHISPDGHEGYPGELTTNINFSLNETGCFGMRIEARTKATTVVNISNHSYFNLGGHGAGRDPLYQHMLMIKAQKIVDVDQELLPTGKLMRVRTTPYDFSSLVSLGKRLNQVSACPLGGFDNHFCVDIPPNRVQLVARVVHPCSGRFMEVHTNQPGLQFSTANHLPDEDSADIPNVGKDGVRYVRQGAFTLQTQKYPDAMNHCDFPTIVLNPGQLYDHQVVYRFGACPKRV; this comes from the coding sequence ATGGTGCGAGTGATCGAGGACATGTTCGGCATCGCCGTCAACCCGATGACGCAGAAGACCGACCGGGTTCGGCGCTTCACGCTGAGCACAGAGCGTGGGATGTCGGTGTCGATCCTAACGATGGGTGCCATCATCCAGTCCTTGAAGGTTCCCGACTTCAACGGCAAGCTGGAGGACGTGTGCCTGGGCTACGACGACGTGGCAGGGTACTACCGTAACCAGCAGTGCTTCTTTGGAGCCACCATTGGCCGGGTTGCCAACCGTACAGCACATGGTCGCTTCAAGCTCTGCGGCAAGGAGGTCAGTGTGAGTCGCAATATTCGGGATAGACATCACCAGCACGGCGGATTCGTGGGCTTCGACAGCGTCATCTGGGACGTGGTGGGGGTGCACAAAGACGGCGTCACCTTGCAGCACATCTCGCCGGATGGGCACGAGGGCTATCCGGGCGAGCTGACCACCAACATTAACTTCTCGCTCAACGAGACGGGCTGCTTTGGGATGCGAATAGAGGCGCGGACGAAGGCTACCACGGTGGTGAACATCTCGAACCACAGCTACTTCAACTTGGGCGGCCACGGCGCCGGCCGGGATCCGCTCTATCAGCACATGCTGATGATCAAGGCCCAGAAGATAGTGGACGTGGACCAGGAGCTTCTGCCCACCGGAAAGTTAATGCGCGTCCGCACCACGCCGTACGACTTCTCCAGCCTGGTCAGTCTGGGCAAGCGGCTCAATCAGGTGTCCGCTTGCCCCCTGGGCGGCTTCGACAACCATTTCTGCGTGGATATTCCTCCCAACCGGGTGCAACTGGTGGCCCGTGTGGTTCATCCATGTAGCGGCCGTTTCATGGAGGTCCACACCAACCAGCCGGGCCTGCAGTTCAGCACGGCCAACCATCTGCCGGACGAGGACAGCGCGGACATACCCAACGTGGGCAAGGATGGGGTCCGCTATGTCCGCCAGGGAGCCTTCACCCTGCAGACGCAGAAGTACCCCGACGCAATGAACCACTGCGACTTCCCCACAATCGTGCTCAATCCTGGCCAGCTGTACGATCACCAGGTGGTTTACCGATTTGGCGCCTGTCCCAAGCGAGTGTAG
- the LOC6539367 gene encoding galactose mutarotase has product MSITLEEEIFGLAVNPFTKSPEMVRRYTLKNSKGMSVSVIQLGAIIQSVILPDAYKKVDDVCLGFDDIASYLANKGAYIGGTLGRVANRVANGEYTFNDTKVSVTKNIQDKFQLHGGFVGFDSVIWEVVQKSAEGVIFRHVSPHGHEGYPGKLTCLITYQLDNENRLWVRYEATTDRSTMVNLSNHAYFNLAGHGSGAKGLAEHTVEIASDHIVDTDELQIPTGKLVDVKDTVFDLRLPVLMRDRLMQFENRQIKGYDNCFVVNGGRVQKSVAKVAKIVHPPSCRVLEVWTDQPGMQFYTANNLTSIVGKNCTKYDKHGSFCVETEKFPDAMNHPEFPSISLEPNEKYRHEVLYWFKVEESWKCCCNNDP; this is encoded by the exons ATGTCGATTACCCTAGAGGAGGAGATCTTCGGCTTGGCCGTGAATCCGTTCACCAAGTCCCCGGAAATGGTGCGCCGTTACACGCTCAAGAACTCCAAGGGCATGTCTGTGTCGGTGATCCAACTGGGTGCCATCATCCAGAGCGTCATCTTGCCGGATGCATACAAGAAGGTGGATGATGTGTGTCTCGGCTTCGACGACATTGCCAGCTACTTGGCCAATAAGGGAGCCTACATCGGAGGGACCCTCGGACGAGTGGCCAACCGGGTGGCCAATGGCGAGTATACGTTTAACGACACGAAAGTAtcggtgacaaaaaacatccaG GATAAATTCCAGCTTCACGGTGGCTTCGTTGGATTCGATAGCGTCATATGGGAGGTGGTGCAGAAGTCCGCCGAGGGGGTGATATTCCGTCACGTTTCGCCACACGGTCACGAGGGCTATCCGGGCAAGCTGACGTGCCTCATCACCTACCAGCTGGACAACGAGAATCGGTTGTGGGTCAGGTACGAGGCCACCACAGATCGCTCCACCATGGTCAACCTCTCGAACCACGCCTACTTTAACCTGGCGGGACACGGATCCGGAGCGAAGGGCCTGGCGGAGCACACGGTGGAGATTGCGTCTGATCACATCGTGGACACGGACGAGCTGCAGATCCCCACGGGGAAGTTAGTCGACGTCAAGGACACCGTCTTTGATCTCAGGCTGCCCGTTCTGATGCGCGACCGGCTTATGCAGTTTGAGAATCGCCAGATCAAGGGCTACGATAACTGCTTCGTGGTCAACGGAGGGCGAGTGCAAAAAAGTGTAGCCAAGGTGGCCAAGATTGTACATCCGCCATCTTGCCGGGTACTGGAGGTTTGGACCGACCAGCCGGGCATGCAGTTCTACACCGCGAATAATCTGACCTCGATAGTAGGCAAAAATTGCACAAAGTATGACAAGCACGGGTCCTTTTGTGTGGAGACGGAGAAGTTCCCCGATGCTATGAACCACCCGGAGTTCCCTTCGATCAGCCTCGAGCCGAATGAGAAGTACCGGCACGAGGTCCTTTACTGGTTTAAGGTCGAGGAGTCCTGGAAGTGCTGTTGCAACAACGATCCATAA
- the LOC6539366 gene encoding ORM1-like protein has translation MTSIAGGHGEANPNSSWLSARGFWLAYLLGLLSVHLLFLSVPFVSIPWAWTATNILHNAAHLYFLHVIKGAPWLSTENDPSRRWTHWEQIDDGVQMTTTRKFLTAVPIVLFLLTCLYTRNNTEHFIANFISLVVVTLPKLPQFHGVRLFNINKY, from the exons ATGACATCCATTGCAGGAGGCCACGGTGAGGCGAATCCGAACAGCTCCTGGCTGAGTGCACGCGGATTTTGGCTAGCATACCTTCTGGGCCTGCTGTCGGTGCACCTGCTCTTCTTATCAGTGCCCTTCGTCAGCATTCCGTGGGCCTGGACGGCCACCAATATTCTTCACAATGCA GCCCACCTGTACTTCCTGCACGTCATTAAGGGCGCTCCCTGGCTGAGCACCGAGAACGATCCCAGCCGGCGTTGGACGCACTGGGAACAGATTGATGACGGGGTGCAGATGACCACAACCCGCAAGTTCCTCACGGCTGTTCCCATTGTTCT TTTCCTACTTACCTGCCTGTACACCCGAAACAACACGGAACACTTTATTGCTAACTTTATATCCCTGGTTGTCGTCACGCTTCCCAAGTTGCCGCAGTTCCATGGCGTGCGGCTGTTCAACATAAATAAGTACTAG
- the LOC26535211 gene encoding mediator of RNA polymerase II transcription subunit 1 isoform X2: MSGSNAKSSGSGFGSHIPSIEEKNKQIQQETMMEKLRAKYRNKPKSYEEIKKSVRMYFIEKHYPLDPLCKATLQSALDKLQHYIKVTSRHGLVERLESLSRQLGLKFMEDQQLLFISTDMFYVEILLDAAGSLSDVKVHHECKIEQQSSELVSCLKSGDFADFTVQLEGLSSIYQLNAEPKVKKKAFVALQAMETDIQSLYQLHLQNHSGDSYSLMTSSSVGLVLPRRGGHPMKLTYFCPPLHLPEGDPKLASGDFTIDQVMRSSYGLSATVNLEGSSANKLQTLPTVTLVRDAQTGLEVPTYTQLNQNNSLLMPATYVLRLNKPMPVCLESLKALGLPGLDSVGTPPSPPTTVLNLIVQTASKQAIKNAQRGLYVNLPKETHCYFFTDNRKLQGTLVSSLPFTEPAQVPRIVAFLKKQALFYTLLASCVREQQKQYNDMDSTVILEVTAVSFNQITVELQHPYEESLATVDFLLEDGQPTCSVYCLNNEYELLSQKLTRTVRKVVSIPMVIYKLLKCWDEEHEFKLHGAIGPGAGSGTIGGGGMSGGGPVSGAGNSFTQFAMDTASPSDGSLPGGGFANINNLKMDAKSRSLADAFAASTSAAAAIAGLINLKRETDPQSGGSTSGTTVSGSSSSSVAAKTSDHDIADKYKNIWKDKTPNLKHCVSITPIPGDGKSGSAGAVPGVEVQRTGGIEIIPLNVQAAVAGGSVTASSSAAPTTITITPITGKDPSKESTKKSSSTSAGVSVAAKRPHESSTSSSSTSGGSGSASSMSSSASSGSSDTQKEKKRKKKRDDSPMGPPEKIYSRQNSPAGGGDASATGGVVRKFSSPSSSPKAGGAGQGLMAGGPTARPSPKHSPVYSSPKHNTASNSPKSPFGTHSPKHGSSGKPSMSTLKSAATAATILSPKGDKTSPAVGNASSGPSASSGSGGATGLVRSFASVGAPPPPPPIPPLASTSGSISSSQSVKKEKTSSASGSSSTSSSAAAGVSSGGGISPASVAAAVAALKSSQQQMKSVASLSHLAAGGGLGSYAAPSGTGASGAAAVVVGAGAGAGAGASGLELSALRKGMAGGAFDDVDGSFSTNNSGANNNSGSSNSGLVSVIGVPSLGGSGSGAGNSGSSSSSNTGNNSAAAATAGSSAN, from the exons ATGAGCGGATCCAATGCAAAATCCTCGGGATCTG GCTTTGGTAGCCACATTCCCAGCATCGAGGAAAAGAACAAGCAGATCCAGCAGGAAACAATGATGGAGAAGCTGCGGGCCAAGTACCGGAACAAGCCAAAAAGCTACGAGGAGATCAAAAAGTCGGTGCGTATGTACTTCATCGAAAAGCACTACCCTCTGGACCCGCTGTGCAAGGCCACGCTACAGTCGGCGTTGGACAAGTTGCAGCACTACATCAAAGTCACGTCTCGCCACGGCCTCGTGGAACGATTGGAAAGCCTCTCGCGCCAGCTAGGCCTTAAGTTCATGGAGGACCAGCAGCTGCTTTTTATCTCCACGGACATGTTCTACGTAGAGATCCTGCTGGACGCCGCCGGCAGTCTGTCGGACGTCAAGGTGCACCACGAGTGCAAGATTGAACAACAGTCCAGCGAACTAGTATCCTGCCTCAAGTCTGGCGATTTTGCTGACTTTACGGTTCAACTGGAGGGTCTATCCTCCATTTACCAACTGAATGCCGAACCAAAGGTGAAAAAGAAGGCGTTCGTGGCGCTTCAGGCCATGGAAACGGACATCCAGAGCCTCTACCAATTGCACCTGCAAAATCACTCCGGAGATAGCTACTCCCTTATGACGAGTTCATCGGTGGGTCTGGTCCTGCCGCGTCGCGGTGGCCATCCAATGAAGCTTACTTATTTCTGCCCGCCGCTCCACCTTCCCGAAGGGGATCCCAAACTGGCCAGCGGCGATTTCACCATCGACCAGGTAATGCGAAGCAGCTACGGACTGAGCGCCACCGTCAATTTGGAAGGCTCGTCGGCCAACAAACTACAGACTCTACCAACGGTGACCTTAGTCCGGGATGCCCAAACGGGCTTAGAGGTTCCCACGTACACGCAACTTAACCAGAACAACTCGCTGCTCATGCCGGCCACGTATGTGCTGCGGCTTAACAAACCCATGCCTGTTTGCCTGGAATCACTAAAGGCTCTCGGGCTTCCCGGGCTAGACTCCGTTGGTACGCCACCTAGTCCTCCCACCACAGTGCTTAATCTCATTGTACAAACTGCCTCGAAGCAGGCGATCAAGAACGCACAGCGCGGCCTGTATGTAAATTTGCCAAAGGAGACGCACTGCTATTTCTTCACCGACAACCGCAAACTGCAGGGAACCCTAGTGTCATCGCTGCCCTTTACTGAACCCGCACAGGTACCGCGGATCGTGGCGTTCCTCAAGAAACAAGCTCTCTTCTACACCCTGCTCGCCAGCTGTGTTCGtgagcagcagaaacagtATAATG ATATGGACAGCACTGTGATACTGGAGGTTACCGCCGTTTCATTTAACCAAATCACCGTGGAGCTGCAGCACCCGTACGAAGAGTCGCTGGCAACCGTGGATTTTTTGCTAGAGGACGGTCAGCCCACGTGTAGCGTTTACTGTCTGAACAATGAATATGAGTTGCTGTCCCAGAAGCTCACCCGCACCGTTCGCAAAGTGGTATCCATTCCGATGGTCATCTACAAGTTGCTTAAGTGCTGGGATGAGGAGCACGAGTTTAAACTGCACGGCGCGATTGGTCCTGGAGCTGGTTCAGGAACAATCGGAGGTGGAGGCATGAGTGGTGGTGGACCTGTCTCGGGAGCAGGCAATAGCTTTACACAGTTTGCAATGGATACGGCGTCGCCCTCTGATGGAAGCCTTCCCGGAGGCGGCTTTGCCAACATCAACAACCTTAAAATGGACGCCAAGTCGCGATCTCTAGCGGATGCTTTTGCCGCTTCTACTTCGGCAGCAGCGGCCATAGCGGGTCTGATCAATCTCAAGCGCGAAACGGATCCACAGTCTGGCGGTTCTACTAGTGGCACCACGGTAAGCGGCAGCTCCAGTTCTTCCGTCGCCGCCAAGACGAGTGATCATGACATTGCTGATAAGTACAAAAATATCTGGAAGGACAAGACTCCAAATTTGAAGCATTGCGTCAGCATCACGCCCATCCCAGGAGATGGAAAGTCTGGCTCAGCTGGGGCAGTCCCCGGCGTTGAGGTACAGCGAACGGGTGGCATTGAAATTATTCCATTGAATGTCCAGGCAGCTGTCGCCGGAGGAAGTGTTACAGCCTCATCCAGTGCTGCTCCCACGACTATAACTATTACCCCTATAACGGGCAAGGATCCCAGTAAGGAGTCAACGAAAAAAAGCAGCTCTACATCAGCAGGAGTAAGTGTGGCCGCCAAGCGTCCACACGAAAGTAGCACAAGTAGTTCGTCTACGTCCGGAGGCAGTGGTTCTGCCAGCTCCATGTCATCCTCAGCCAGTAGCGGCTCTTCGGATACACAGAAGGAAAAGAAGCGCAAGAAGAAGCGCGATGATTCGCCCATGGGACCGCCGGAGAAGATCTATTCTAGGCAAAACTCGCCTGCAGGTGGCGGAGATGCTTCCGCAACTGGTGGAGTGGTGCGCAAGTTCTCCTCTCCCTCCTCGTCACCTAAAGCAGGTGGCGCTGGGCAGGGTCTAATGGCCGGAGGCCCGACCGCCCGACCAAGCCCCAAGCACTCTCCCGTATATAGCAGTCCCAAGCATAACACCGCCTCTAACAGCCCGAAGTCGCCGTTTGGCACACACTCACCTAAACACGGTTCGTCCGGAAAGCCGAGCATGTCCACGCTTAAGAGTGCAGCTACAGCCGCAACCATCTTAAGTCCCAAGGGCGATAAGACCTCACCCGCTGTGGGGAACGCATCTTCGGGACCATCTGCCTCCTCTGGATCCGGGGGAGCTACTGGTCTGGTAAGGTCATTTGCCAGCGTTGGAGCACCGCCGCCTCCACCGCCAATTCCTCCATTAGCGAGCACTAGCGGATctatcagcagcagccaaagtGTAAAGAAGGAGAAAACCTCTTCCGCATCGGGGTCCAGTTCCACGTCATCCTCGGCGGCTGCAGGGGTCTCATCTGGCGGCGGTATTTCCCCGGCTAGCGTGGCCGCTGCAGTGGCTGCCCTGAAATCCTCACAACAGCAGATGAAGTCAGTCGCCAGTCTTTCGCATCTTGCGGCGGGCGGGGGACTGGGTAGCTACGCGGCTCCGTCGGGAACGGGAGCGTCTGGTGCAGCCGCAGTGGTGGTGGGAGCAGGAGCTGGCGCTGGAGCGGGGGCTTCCGGACTGGAGCTGAGTGCCTTGCGCAAGGGCATGGCGGGAGGTGCG TTTGATGACGTCGACGGCAGCTTTAGCACCAACAATTCCGgcgccaacaacaacagtggcagcagcaacagcgggCTCGTCAGCGTCATTGGCGTCCCCAGTCTCGGCGGTAGTGGGTCAGGGGCAGGAAacagcgggagcagcagcagcagcaacactgGCAACAattctgcagcagcagcaacagccggGAGCAGCGCCAACTAG
- the LOC26535211 gene encoding mediator of RNA polymerase II transcription subunit 1 isoform X1, translated as MSGSNAKSSGSGFGSHIPSIEEKNKQIQQETMMEKLRAKYRNKPKSYEEIKKSVRMYFIEKHYPLDPLCKATLQSALDKLQHYIKVTSRHGLVERLESLSRQLGLKFMEDQQLLFISTDMFYVEILLDAAGSLSDVKVHHECKIEQQSSELVSCLKSGDFADFTVQLEGLSSIYQLNAEPKVKKKAFVALQAMETDIQSLYQLHLQNHSGDSYSLMTSSSVGLVLPRRGGHPMKLTYFCPPLHLPEGDPKLASGDFTIDQVMRSSYGLSATVNLEGSSANKLQTLPTVTLVRDAQTGLEVPTYTQLNQNNSLLMPATYVLRLNKPMPVCLESLKALGLPGLDSVGTPPSPPTTVLNLIVQTASKQAIKNAQRGLYVNLPKETHCYFFTDNRKLQGTLVSSLPFTEPAQVPRIVAFLKKQALFYTLLASCVREQQKQYNDMDSTVILEVTAVSFNQITVELQHPYEESLATVDFLLEDGQPTCSVYCLNNEYELLSQKLTRTVRKVVSIPMVIYKLLKCWDEEHEFKLHGAIGPGAGSGTIGGGGMSGGGPVSGAGNSFTQFAMDTASPSDGSLPGGGFANINNLKMDAKSRSLADAFAASTSAAAAIAGLINLKRETDPQSGGSTSGTTVSGSSSSSVAAKTSDHDIADKYKNIWKDKTPNLKHCVSITPIPGDGKSGSAGAVPGVEVQRTGGIEIIPLNVQAAVAGGSVTASSSAAPTTITITPITGKDPSKESTKKSSSTSAGVSVAAKRPHESSTSSSSTSGGSGSASSMSSSASSGSSDTQKEKKRKKKRDDSPMGPPEKIYSRQNSPAGGGDASATGGVVRKFSSPSSSPKAGGAGQGLMAGGPTARPSPKHSPVYSSPKHNTASNSPKSPFGTHSPKHGSSGKPSMSTLKSAATAATILSPKGDKTSPAVGNASSGPSASSGSGGATGLVRSFASVGAPPPPPPIPPLASTSGSISSSQSVKKEKTSSASGSSSTSSSAAAGVSSGGGISPASVAAAVAALKSSQQQMKSVASLSHLAAGGGLGSYAAPSGTGASGAAAVVVGAGAGAGAGASGLELSALRKGMAGGAVSLMTSTAALAPTIPAPTTTVAAATAGSSASLASPVSAVVGQGQETAGAAAAATLATILQQQQQPGAAPTSSCLATSGGSSDSAGSSNPAGASTEYMVRPSSQEGLKLTINKTGSSKSSGTGSGFSSSSSVQAKAKSSSSGATSFAGSTGSTKKQHTGLKPGVNSGPASKKATAAASSATASSSKHFFQKANSSGNLSSKLSGSGAGGGLPLTKSNSTNSFQEHNAPRRRPSMGALASGSSGGGSGQRKSGSTTAGGSGSSGSVSPALSGSMSQPPPRFDHHTDMMTILQYASPTMAASMEGFIKGLHNKFQIPKLSQRGSGGNTTSGRSTPSGSSETASAVTSSSILGPAASSTGLTEPDVKPPVPPSPSGNEGLLNLSSTAGMPSGDGIDEELLASLAGE; from the exons ATGAGCGGATCCAATGCAAAATCCTCGGGATCTG GCTTTGGTAGCCACATTCCCAGCATCGAGGAAAAGAACAAGCAGATCCAGCAGGAAACAATGATGGAGAAGCTGCGGGCCAAGTACCGGAACAAGCCAAAAAGCTACGAGGAGATCAAAAAGTCGGTGCGTATGTACTTCATCGAAAAGCACTACCCTCTGGACCCGCTGTGCAAGGCCACGCTACAGTCGGCGTTGGACAAGTTGCAGCACTACATCAAAGTCACGTCTCGCCACGGCCTCGTGGAACGATTGGAAAGCCTCTCGCGCCAGCTAGGCCTTAAGTTCATGGAGGACCAGCAGCTGCTTTTTATCTCCACGGACATGTTCTACGTAGAGATCCTGCTGGACGCCGCCGGCAGTCTGTCGGACGTCAAGGTGCACCACGAGTGCAAGATTGAACAACAGTCCAGCGAACTAGTATCCTGCCTCAAGTCTGGCGATTTTGCTGACTTTACGGTTCAACTGGAGGGTCTATCCTCCATTTACCAACTGAATGCCGAACCAAAGGTGAAAAAGAAGGCGTTCGTGGCGCTTCAGGCCATGGAAACGGACATCCAGAGCCTCTACCAATTGCACCTGCAAAATCACTCCGGAGATAGCTACTCCCTTATGACGAGTTCATCGGTGGGTCTGGTCCTGCCGCGTCGCGGTGGCCATCCAATGAAGCTTACTTATTTCTGCCCGCCGCTCCACCTTCCCGAAGGGGATCCCAAACTGGCCAGCGGCGATTTCACCATCGACCAGGTAATGCGAAGCAGCTACGGACTGAGCGCCACCGTCAATTTGGAAGGCTCGTCGGCCAACAAACTACAGACTCTACCAACGGTGACCTTAGTCCGGGATGCCCAAACGGGCTTAGAGGTTCCCACGTACACGCAACTTAACCAGAACAACTCGCTGCTCATGCCGGCCACGTATGTGCTGCGGCTTAACAAACCCATGCCTGTTTGCCTGGAATCACTAAAGGCTCTCGGGCTTCCCGGGCTAGACTCCGTTGGTACGCCACCTAGTCCTCCCACCACAGTGCTTAATCTCATTGTACAAACTGCCTCGAAGCAGGCGATCAAGAACGCACAGCGCGGCCTGTATGTAAATTTGCCAAAGGAGACGCACTGCTATTTCTTCACCGACAACCGCAAACTGCAGGGAACCCTAGTGTCATCGCTGCCCTTTACTGAACCCGCACAGGTACCGCGGATCGTGGCGTTCCTCAAGAAACAAGCTCTCTTCTACACCCTGCTCGCCAGCTGTGTTCGtgagcagcagaaacagtATAATG ATATGGACAGCACTGTGATACTGGAGGTTACCGCCGTTTCATTTAACCAAATCACCGTGGAGCTGCAGCACCCGTACGAAGAGTCGCTGGCAACCGTGGATTTTTTGCTAGAGGACGGTCAGCCCACGTGTAGCGTTTACTGTCTGAACAATGAATATGAGTTGCTGTCCCAGAAGCTCACCCGCACCGTTCGCAAAGTGGTATCCATTCCGATGGTCATCTACAAGTTGCTTAAGTGCTGGGATGAGGAGCACGAGTTTAAACTGCACGGCGCGATTGGTCCTGGAGCTGGTTCAGGAACAATCGGAGGTGGAGGCATGAGTGGTGGTGGACCTGTCTCGGGAGCAGGCAATAGCTTTACACAGTTTGCAATGGATACGGCGTCGCCCTCTGATGGAAGCCTTCCCGGAGGCGGCTTTGCCAACATCAACAACCTTAAAATGGACGCCAAGTCGCGATCTCTAGCGGATGCTTTTGCCGCTTCTACTTCGGCAGCAGCGGCCATAGCGGGTCTGATCAATCTCAAGCGCGAAACGGATCCACAGTCTGGCGGTTCTACTAGTGGCACCACGGTAAGCGGCAGCTCCAGTTCTTCCGTCGCCGCCAAGACGAGTGATCATGACATTGCTGATAAGTACAAAAATATCTGGAAGGACAAGACTCCAAATTTGAAGCATTGCGTCAGCATCACGCCCATCCCAGGAGATGGAAAGTCTGGCTCAGCTGGGGCAGTCCCCGGCGTTGAGGTACAGCGAACGGGTGGCATTGAAATTATTCCATTGAATGTCCAGGCAGCTGTCGCCGGAGGAAGTGTTACAGCCTCATCCAGTGCTGCTCCCACGACTATAACTATTACCCCTATAACGGGCAAGGATCCCAGTAAGGAGTCAACGAAAAAAAGCAGCTCTACATCAGCAGGAGTAAGTGTGGCCGCCAAGCGTCCACACGAAAGTAGCACAAGTAGTTCGTCTACGTCCGGAGGCAGTGGTTCTGCCAGCTCCATGTCATCCTCAGCCAGTAGCGGCTCTTCGGATACACAGAAGGAAAAGAAGCGCAAGAAGAAGCGCGATGATTCGCCCATGGGACCGCCGGAGAAGATCTATTCTAGGCAAAACTCGCCTGCAGGTGGCGGAGATGCTTCCGCAACTGGTGGAGTGGTGCGCAAGTTCTCCTCTCCCTCCTCGTCACCTAAAGCAGGTGGCGCTGGGCAGGGTCTAATGGCCGGAGGCCCGACCGCCCGACCAAGCCCCAAGCACTCTCCCGTATATAGCAGTCCCAAGCATAACACCGCCTCTAACAGCCCGAAGTCGCCGTTTGGCACACACTCACCTAAACACGGTTCGTCCGGAAAGCCGAGCATGTCCACGCTTAAGAGTGCAGCTACAGCCGCAACCATCTTAAGTCCCAAGGGCGATAAGACCTCACCCGCTGTGGGGAACGCATCTTCGGGACCATCTGCCTCCTCTGGATCCGGGGGAGCTACTGGTCTGGTAAGGTCATTTGCCAGCGTTGGAGCACCGCCGCCTCCACCGCCAATTCCTCCATTAGCGAGCACTAGCGGATctatcagcagcagccaaagtGTAAAGAAGGAGAAAACCTCTTCCGCATCGGGGTCCAGTTCCACGTCATCCTCGGCGGCTGCAGGGGTCTCATCTGGCGGCGGTATTTCCCCGGCTAGCGTGGCCGCTGCAGTGGCTGCCCTGAAATCCTCACAACAGCAGATGAAGTCAGTCGCCAGTCTTTCGCATCTTGCGGCGGGCGGGGGACTGGGTAGCTACGCGGCTCCGTCGGGAACGGGAGCGTCTGGTGCAGCCGCAGTGGTGGTGGGAGCAGGAGCTGGCGCTGGAGCGGGGGCTTCCGGACTGGAGCTGAGTGCCTTGCGCAAGGGCATGGCGGGAGGTGCG GTTAGTTTGATGACGTCGACGGCAGCTTTAGCACCAACAATTCCGgcgccaacaacaacagtggcagcagcaacagcgggCTCGTCAGCGTCATTGGCGTCCCCAGTCTCGGCGGTAGTGGGTCAGGGGCAGGAAacagcgggagcagcagcagcagcaacactgGCAACAattctgcagcagcagcaacagccggGAGCAGCGCCAACTAGTAGCTGCTTAGCCACCAGCGGGGGCAGCAGCGACTCCGCCGGGAGCAGCAATCCGGCCGGAGCCTCCACGGAATACATGGTGAGGCCCAGCAGCCAAGAGGGTCTCAAGCTGACCATCAACAAGACGGGAAGCAGCAAGAGCTCCGGCACCGGCTCCGGCTTTAGTTCCTCCTCTAGCGTCCAAGCAAAGGctaagagcagcagcagtggcgcCACGAGCTTCGCTGGGTCCACCGGATCCACGAAGAAGCAGCATACCGGACTTAAGCCTGGCGTAAACAGCGGACCCGCTTCCAAGAAGGCCACCGCAGCAGCCTCGTCCGCTACGGCATCATCCAGCAAGCATTTCTTCCAGAAGGCCAACTCGTCAGGCAATCTTAGCAGCAAGCTAAGCGGGTCGGGAGCAGGTGGAGGACTTCCGCTGACCAAGAGCAACAGCACTAACTCCTTTCAAGAGCACAATGCCCCCAGACGGCGTCCCAGCATGGGAGCCCTGGCTAGCGGAAGCAGTGGAGGAGGCAGCGGACAGCGCAAGTCGGGCTCCACTACGGCGGGGGGCAGCGGATCTTCGGGCTCGGTATCGCCTGCCCTTAGCGGCTCAATGTCGCAGCCACCGCCTCGATTCGATCACCACACGGATATGATGACTATCCTCCAATACGCTTCTCCAACAATGGCTGCAAGCATGGAAGGATTCATAAAGGGGCTGCATAACAAATTTCAGATCCCAAAGCTGTCGCAGAGAGGAAGCGGAGGCAATACAACCAGTGGACGCAGCACGCCAAGTGGCAGTTCAGAAACTGCTTCAGCGGTAACATCATCTTCGATATTAGGACCTGCTGCCAGCTCTACTGGACTGACGGAGCCGGACGTCAAGCCGCCTGTGCCTCCTTCGCCGTCTGGCAATGAAGGACTCCTGAACCTAAGCAGTACGGCGGGAATGCCATCGGGGGATGGTATAGATGAGGAGCTTTTGGCTAGCCTGGCTGGTGAATGA